TAACAGAGCAATTGCCGGGGTATATCCTCCTGGTTCAACTTTTAAGATACTGACAGCAATTGCAGGTCTTCAGGAAGGTGTCATCAAGCCGGATGAAAAAATATTGGATACAGGTAGGTATTTGTACTATGCAAAATCAGGATTTACACCTGCCTGCTGGATATGGAATAGATACCACACGACCCATGGATGGGTGAACGTCGAAGATGCATTAAAGGTCTCTTGTAATGTGTTTTTTTACGAGACAGGTAGAAGACTTGGAATAGAAAGAATTGATAAATACGCTACACTGTTTGGACTTGGTGGCAAAACTGGCATCCAGCTTGATGGTGAGTCGAACGGTATACTTGCAAATGAAGAAAATAAAAAGAAAATATTTAATCAACCTTGGTATCCAGGTGATACCGTTTTAGCAGCTATTGGTCAGTCTATAAATGCATTTACACCAATTCAGATGGCAAGTTTTATTGCAACTGTTGCAAATGGAGGGACAAGATATCAGGTGAACCTCATAGACAAGATTGTGGATGCCAATGGGAAAATCATCTATAAGTCTGTACCAAAAGTACTAAGCAAGGTGAAGATGTATGAATCAACAAAAAAGGCTGTTTTTGAAGGAATGAAAAGTGTTACAAGTGAAGAGGGTGGAACTGCAAGACAAGCATTCAAGGATTTGCCGTTTACAGTGGCAGGGAAAACAGGAACATCACAGTATTCAAACTCATCGGCTGCACATGCTTGGTTTGTTGGTTTTGCACCTTATGATGACCCCCAGATTGCTTTTGCTATAATTTTGGAAAACGGTGGACATGGTTCATATGCAGCATATGTTGCAAGGGATATAATAGATGCCTATTTTGATTTACCTCAGCAACAAGAGAAAAAGTTGCAATAAAGGGGGAGGATTTATTTTGAACGAACCTGTTGTTTTGAAAGGGTTTGGGAAAGGAATAGCTGTGATTTTAGACAGCAGTTGTGATTTTGATATAATCTGTGACTATTTTAAGCAAAAAGTTATAAACGGAAAAAATTTCTTTTCGGGATATGAAATTCCTATTCAGTTTATTGGGAGAAGACTTAATAGTTATGAGTTACAAAAACTAATAGAAATAATGAAGACATTTGGAGGGGTGCATGATATAATATTCCCATGGGATGAGATTAGTTTTCATAATCTTATTTCAACTTCAGAGGAACGAGTTGAAGATATAAAAGAAGAAAAGCTCAATGCAAAGGTGCATAAAGGTACTCTGCGTTCAGGACAAGTTATAACCTCAGAGTCTGATCTAATAATTATAGGGGAT
The sequence above is drawn from the Caldicellulosiruptor bescii DSM 6725 genome and encodes:
- the minC gene encoding septum site-determining protein MinC; translation: MNEPVVLKGFGKGIAVILDSSCDFDIICDYFKQKVINGKNFFSGYEIPIQFIGRRLNSYELQKLIEIMKTFGGVHDIIFPWDEISFHNLISTSEERVEDIKEEKLNAKVHKGTLRSGQVITSESDLIIIGDVNPGAEVISKNNIIVLGALRGIAHAGISGNKNAVVFALEMDPVQIRIANIIARSPDEENKREKSIAEIAYIENDVIVVKPVTQF